The DNA segment CTGTTGAttttattggtaacactttgcaaTAAGGTTCCATCTGTAACAATTAGTTAACtattttagttaacataaactTCTGAAGCATGTATTAGTCTCAGTTGAagttcaacatttactaatttgttaataaaatattttttattagttttccgCCATCTTTGTTGTTGACACGCACATTCAACAATCATGtcactcataattatgacattacTGGCTTGATTAGATTTGATTAAATTAAGTGTTTTTATTGGCCGGAAAAACACATTGAATTCATTATGGCATGATTCCTTGTGATATTTTACACAACATTCTTTCTCCCTGTCACCCACAGAACTGTTTGATAACTACATGCAGCAAGATGCACATGAGTTTCTCAACTACCTGCTGAACACTATAGCAGACCTGCTACAAGAAGAGCGGAAGCAAGACAAGCAGAATGGCAAATTGGCCAATGGCACACTCGATTCACAGAACAATAACAGCACCCCGCCCTCCTCCACCTGGGTTCATGAGATCTTCCAGGGCACGTTGACCAATGAGACGCGATGCCTCACCTGCGAGACGGTAATAGCAACTCATGTAACTGAACTGGAAACCCTTTAGTCCAATAAGATGTTATCTTGATAGTGATTGGCTGTGCTTTTATCTGAGGTGTGTCTTTGGACTTTGCTCTCTCACAGATAAGCAGTAAAGATGAGGATTTCTTGGATTTGTCAGTGGACGTGGAGCAGAACACTTCAATCACACACTGTCTCAGGTCTGAAAGCACACTCACACTTACAACCAACTGAAACATGGATATGTGTTCATTTCAATaaaccatatttttttctttctggccCCTTATAGAGGTTTCAGTAATACAGAGACTTTGTGCAGTGAGTATAAATATTACTGTGAGGAATGCAGAAGTAAACAAGAGGCACACAAACGGTGAGAATTCATTTCTGTCAgctttttcctgttttttttttaacatatatgtacagtatatgcttatatatgtatgtatatgtgtttgACTCTAGAATGCGGGTTAAGAAACTTCCCATGATCCTCGCCTTGCACTTGAAGAGATTTAAATACATGGAGCAGCTGCAGCGCTACACTAAGCTAAGCTACCGCGTGGTCTTCCCCCTGGAGCTCCGCCTCTTTAACACCTCTGGCGATGCCACCAATCCCGAGAGGCTTTACGACCTGGTCGCTGTGGTGGTGCATTGTGGCAGGTGAGTCGATACCAGTTTTAATGGAATCCAGGAAGCCAGAATAGACTTTCAAACCTTTATACATGTTTTTCTTCCTCCTCCATTGTCTGATTTCACAATACTTGCTTGTGTGAACAGAATCTCCTCATGCAAGCTTTTTGAAATCTGTCCTTGCACAAAAAGAGAACTGTACTGATCTGCTTCCTTGATTTGTAGcttatttaatgtgtgtgtgtgtgtgcttttataGCGGTCCAAACCGAGGACACTACATTGCAATTGTAAAGAGTCATGATTTCTGGCTACTGTTTGATGACGACATCGTAGAGGTAAGCTGCCATCCGTTATTTACTGTGATAGAAACTTGCAAGATTCAGGGTTCCCAAAATCAtggaaaatctgaaaatattaattaattaaattaataaaataataaataaataaataaacaataacatttttgtaatttaatatatatatatatatgtgtgtgtgtgtgtgtatatatgtatatgtgtatgttcAGGTGTAatataatacatgtaaaaatatggaatcttaaaaaatataaattatgtatgaATAGCTTATGTACGCTGACCAagattataaacacaacacttttgtttttgcccccatttttcatgagctggactcaaagatctaagactttttctatgtacacaaaaggcctatttctcttaaagagtgttcacaaatctgtctaaatctgtgttagtgagcacttctcctttgccgagataatccatcacaggtgtggcatatcaagatgctgattagacatcatgattattgcacaggtgtgccttagtcTGGCCACAATataaggccactctaaaatgtgcagttttatcacaatgccacagatgtcaaGTTTTGAGGGCATGCAATTGGCATTCttactgcaggaatgtccaccagagctttTGCCCGTgaactgaatgttcatttctctaccataagccgtctccaaaggcatttcagagaatttggtaggatatccaaccggcctcacaaccacagaccacgtgtaaccacaccagcccaggacctccacatccagcatcttcacctccaaaaccgtctgagaccagccacccggacagctgctgcaacaattggattgcataaccaaagaatttctgcacaaaccgTCTCAgcgaagctcatctgcatgctcgttgtcctcatcggggtctcgccctgactgcagttcgtcgtcgtaaccgatttgagtgggcaaatgctcacattcgatagcgtctggcactttggagaggtgttctcttcatggatgaatcccggttttcactgtacagggcagatggcagacagcgtgtatggcgtcgtgtgggtgagcggtttgctgatgtcaacattgtggatcgagtggcccatggtgggggagtggggttatggtatgggcaggcgtatgttatggacaacgaacacaggtgcattttatagatggcattttgaatgcacagagatactgtaacgagatcctgaggcccattgttgtgccattcatccacaaccatcacctcatgttgcagcatgataatgcacggccccatggtgccaggatctgtacacaatttctggaagctgaaaacaaacGTTCtagcatggccagcatactcactggacatgtcacccattgagcatgtttgggatgctctggatcggtgtatacgacagcgtgtaacttcacacagccattgaagaggagtggaccaacattccacaggccacagtCAACAACCTGTTAaactctatgtgaaggagaagtgttgcactgcgtgaggcaaatggtggccacaccagatactgactggttttcggactcCCCGGACCCCCCCAAATatagtaaaactgcacattttagagtggccttttattgtggccagcctaacgcacacctgtgcaataatcatgctttctaatcagcatcttaatatgccacacctgtgaggtggatggatttcagctcatgaaaaatgggggcaaaaacaaaagtgttgcgtttataattttggtcagtgtatataattgattttttttttttttaagatttcatccttttgcatatatatatatatatatatatatatatatatatatatatatatatatatatatattagtacatgcatacagtagtcaacatttaaagtggatcaaaaccttttgtcaaagttgtcctaaaaccaaaacaatacccgttcttgtcttaggacaactttgattaacttttttgatccactgaTCCATTGatatagttttttaaagaattaataaataaataattaacaacacaaattttggtcaagtaaaattaaatggactttattatagtaaatataGATTTTTCTAGTTATGCTTAGTTTAGAGCTAAATCTATATTTACTTCATAAGACTGGAGTgcaatctaatttttttttttaatacatttttttcacatttttcacaagtttttatagagaataaatatttttgtagttaTGTATCTTTAAAATTGTCATTGAAAAGTCATTATTCCAACAGTATGGGAATCCTGATGATTGCAGAACAGTCTTTCTGCATTTGCTAACAAGTCTTCGGTTTCTCCCTGTAGAAAATTGACGCCCAGGCGATTGAGGAGTTCTACGGATTAACCTCTGAAATTTCCAAGAACTCAGAGTCCGGGTACATCCTGTTTTACCAGTCCAGAGACTGAGAAAGGCCAGAGCGGCGTCCCCTTTCGGACACCTGTGCGGCAGGCGTGCCTGTACGCAGAACCCTGCTGCATCCCACCTGCGCAGGTTCTTATTGCAGCGGCGCCTCACACACACCCCACCCCACCCGTCCAAGCCCACCCTCGCCGGTCTCCACGCAGCAGTAACGTTGGACGCGATGCAGTCGCAAGGCCTTTTGAACGTTGTTCGTCAGTTGTATTTACGTTGTGGGAGCGTTTCATCACTCGTGTTCAGTCCTTTACTGTGGAGAGAATGTGTTTCATGTAACAGACTGTATGATACGACCGGGATTCGCATTCAACTTTCATGCTGCGACCTTTCAATTCCTGTGGCTGTGAGGAGGCTGAAGACTTGTGCATGGGGAAAGCGGGTGTGTTTATTATAATGGCGGGGAGGGTCTAAACGCTCTGGCTGCGGGGCATTGCGGGTTATGTATTTCTACCTTGTACAGAGtgatatttgtataaatattatgagaattataataatattactgataTAGCCAAAAAAAGAGGATAGATCCAGAAAAGATGTATAACACTATGGTGCACTTTTGATACAGTTTTGTAGATGTCGGAAGGTTAATGTGAGGGTTTGCTTGAGATGGCCTGTTGTGAAAttatcattttctgttttaaagaaaaagaaataaaagtgtATACACCAAGATAGGATGTATGCATGCAAGCATGTAAATACCAGCTATTACCAGCCTACTGCGATTTGATTGGATGCCTTTTTCATACAgccaaactgtttttttttgtttgttttttttctccatgctGATGACTCATTCTTGGTCACTGTGGCCCCTCAGTGGCTGGTCAAGATTACTGCAAGATTGAGAATTGCAGAGCATCATTCCTTTTTCACCGATTGCTTTCTTCTCATTCCAGCTCTGTGTTGTTTGGCAATGATTAAGTTCATTTTCTAACTCAGTTGAATCCTTTTAAATTTGCATGAAAggttacatatatttattagcGTGCAAAAGCAATTCTCAAATCTGTCATCTGGGAGCCTGCTTTCAGACTGGGAGCCTTGTTTCAGGATTTTATCAGGCGTCATCACTGACTACGCAGTTTAGTCTATGAGGAGGTGTGAGTCTGTCTGAAAAAGAGGCATGGGGATGAAGGCTGCACGGGGTTAGAGGATGGAGGAGAGAGGGAAGATAGTGGGGGAAGTGGGTGACACAGATGAGCATGCTGTTAATAGCTCGCTCCGAGAATAGCTCTCACAGGGGAGCAACACAATGTGCATCTTTCCAGAAAGATGCAGTCTGAATGTCAGATGCTAGATAAATGGGTCTCATCCTACACAGACACTTTGCAATACCTTCTGGGTCATTTGAAATGGGTGCTTTTTCTATTTTGAAAAGGTGTTTTTTAAGCTCTGTGTTTAGTGTTGATGTTCTGCATTTTGCCATGTCAAGCTGAGTCTAAACATTGTAATACTTGTTTTGGCatgttttatgatttcaaaAGAGTATCAGGGTTCAGATTTACAGGTAATTTAGCCATTACCAGCCTTTTGCTCAATGTCAtggtttattaattattataataattattattgataattagttatttacaaaatcatggtaacagggttgaatatttaaaatcattccCCTACtattattatgaatttatttattcatttttatctagATCCACCCCTAAATATAGCCATCATTGGGGCGTGAGCAGAAGGAACAAAAACATACGAAATGCCATGATTTACAAAATCATTGTAACAGGGTTGAatgtttatgaatttatatttatgaatttatttatttattttatctaggTCCACCCCTAAATATAACTGTCAATGGGGCGTGAGAAGAACGTACGAGATTTTACAAATTCATAAGAATTGACCACAAATTTGCCTGTACAGTTTCCATGATTTACAAAATCATAGTAATAGggttgaatatttaaaataattcctgtactattattattgattaattaatttatttttatctaggTCCACCCCTAAATATAACTGTTATTGGTGCGTGAGAATATCGTACAAAAACGTATGAATGTGATTTTACAAATTCGTTACAATTAGCCACAAATTTGCCCAAACAGTTACAAAATGCCATGATTTACAGAATCATTGTAACAGGGTTGAATATTCAAAATCATTCCCCTGCTATTATtacaaattcatttatttatcttatcTAGGTCCACCCCTAAATATAACCGTTATTGGTGCGTAAGAAGATCgtacaaaaatgcacaaaggAGATTTTATGAATTCATAAGAATTCAAAAGAGTTACGAAATGCCATGATTTACAAAATTATAGTAACAGGgttgaatatttttaatcattcccctactatttttttttaggtccaaCCCGAAAATATAACCGTCACTGAAGCAGGAGTAGAttgtactaaaatgtacaaatgagaCTTTACGAATTTAAAAGAATTGGTCACAAATTCGCCAAAACAGTTACGAAATGCCATGATTTACAAAATTATAGTAACaggtttgaatatttttaatcattcccctatttttttttaggtccaCCCCGAAAATATAACCGTCACTGAAGCATGAGCAGTTGCCATGATTTACAAAATTATAGTAACAGGgttgaatatttttaatcattcccctactattttttttaggtCCAACCTGAAAATATAACCATCACTGAAGCAGGAGCAGAttgtactaaaatgtacaaatgagaCTTTACAAATTCATAAGAATTGTTAACAATTTCGCCAAAACAGTTACAAAATGCCATGATTTACAAAATCACAGTAACAGGGCTGAATATTTCAAATTAGTATCTGTAATtactatatatttatctatttttatttaggtACACTGAGTTCATAAGAATTTGCCACAAATTCATCAAAACAGTTACGAAATGCCATGATTTACAAAATCACTGTAACAGGGTTGAATATTTAACATCATTCCCCTACTATTATTAtgaatttagttatttattttagctaggTCCACTGCTAAATATAACTGTCATTTGTGCGTGAGAAGGTCTTACAAAAACATATGAATGAGATTTTACAAATTCTTATGAATTGGCCACAAATTCGCCAAAACAGTTACGAAACGGCATGATTTACAACAtcatggtaacagggttgaatattgatgaatttatatgaatttatttattttatctaggTCCACCCCTAAATATAACTGTTATTGGGGTGTGAGAAGATCGTACAAAAAcgtacaaattacattttacaaattcatAAGAATTAGCCACAAATTCGCCAAAACAGTTACAAAATGCCATGATTTACAAAAtcatggtaacagggttgattATTTAAAACCATTCCCCTACTAATataatggatttatttatttatttttatctaggTCCACCCTGAAATATAACCGTCACTGGGGTGTGAAAGAAACATACGAACACATACAAATGAGATTTTACAAATTCATAAGAACTGGCCACAAATTTGCCAAAACAGTTACGAAATGCCATGATTTACAAAATcatggtacactgtaaaaaacaatttgttgagttaaaataatttgtaacctggctgccttaaaattttaagttcagtcaactcaaaaaaggtttattcaacttgaaatgttaaattatactaagtgatatttgagttgaatcaacttaaaattttaaggcagctgggttacttacccatctgttaagtttagcaaacacaaatatctaagttgttacttagtacaacttaacatttcaagttgattaaacttattttagttgactgaacgtaaaattttaaggcagcagggtaacaaatttttttaagctgactcaacaaattgtgttttttattttttagtgtaacagggatgaatatttaaaataattccccaactattattatgaattttatttatatcaaggTCCACCCCTAAATACACCTGTCACTGGGCCATGCGAAGATCGTACAAAAACGTACAAATAAGTGAGAAAATGCAAATTCGCCAAAATAGTTACAAAATGAGATGCCATTTAAGAGTTcacatcataaataaatatatatatacataaataaatgaatagattTACTATAGCCTAAAGTATGTGTagtataaataatgtattttaatgaaataaataataataataaagtacgAGTAAGGTTTTACGAATTCATAAAAATTAGCCACAAATTCGCCAAAACGTAAAATAGTTACAAAATGCCACACGATTCTGTTGCAACCTCGGTGTTGAGGACTGACCAAAAAGGCACATTTGATGATAACGAATTTAgtcaaattactttaaaatatttttttaattaaaaaaaaaataaataaataaaaaatacgaGACTGTACTTTTGTCTGTGCTCACGAAAATGCTCATTACAACAAACAGTCGCGTCGTTCAGTTTCCGAGCAGCAGATAAATAGGTGACGGGACCTTCTGCTCTGAGATGGAAAGCTCACCCCTCCCAGCACCTCGCACAGCCGCAGTCGGTGGCGATGCTCGTGCAGACGGCGAAGAGCCGCTATTGCTGCTGGCTGTGACGATTCTCCGGTCCGGCATCACAGCATCCGATTCCTCCGTCCGTCCGCGCGGCGCTGCACCTGTGAACAGCGCTGGCATTAAATGCCATGGAAAGACGAGAAGACCGCAAAAGCATTTAAACAGGCGCCTCTCCTCCAAAAGACAAGGTAGGGAAGCCTCCAGATGGGGAGTGAATGAGAACCGGGTATATTTGAAATCAGTCTGCTTTGCATTTTACAACACATAAATGATTTCTTTACAGAGCGAGAGCTTAAGCATTATTATAAAGCTACAAGCACTGAGAGGAATTAATGTTTGCGTCCAGCTGCTTTTTCTGTGAAGATGTGCTTTAAGAGTCCATATCTCATAGATGAAAGGATGCTGATGCAGGGGCGCTTTTATAAGCAGTGGAACCCGCCTTTATTTAATATCAGCACTCATGAGGGCCCTCCCTTCCTTTCTCGTTCTCCACCATTGTACTGTATGCAATGATTCAAATTATCTCTATAATACCAGGTTCCTATATCCACTAAATACAAGTAAATgtgtctttaatttattttaatctgatTCTTTGTTCTGCACAAAAGAACACCATGAGACTCAAAGAGAAGTAATGCATTATTGTAGTGAACAATGGCTTTTGTGATAATTATTATTGACTAATTTTCTAATCATTTCTGTTACAATAGATGATTCTAACTGCCTGATGTTTTCTAGTATGCTTAATTATGTACCAtgcatgtaaaaatgtaatgggAAAAGGAtgcaaaaatcatacagtaaagACCCGTCAACTGGTTATCCTAATTTTTAccatatacagtaaaaaaatattatatttatagataaaattgcatgtaattctacagtaaaatgctgaaaaagtaaaaagtattaattactttataatctttgagaaaaatgtgtgtttatggCAATGTGTACTTCCATGgtatttgaaatgtttatttctgtgtattatttaaaataaaaaaaattattattattttttaattataattcacAGAGGCATTCCCAGAATTCATTGCACAAAGCAtgacttaatattttattcaaaaagtttttttgcaaTCAGTTATGTACAgaattgttttgttgcatttacgcataaatataattaaatattatatttatataaataatataatggtttaaatatttaaatagctCAGATATGTTgatgtattaaaaatgaaaattgaattacataattacatattttttttaaattgtgattcACAGGAACAGAGGCATTCCCAGAATTCACTGCACAAACCATgacttgttaatattttattcaaaaggTGTTTTTATCAGTTATGTATAgaattgttttgttgcatttatgcataaatatgattaattattatatttatgtaaataatagtttaaatattttaatagccCAGATATGTTGctgtattaaaaatgacataatttaatttaaaattaattaattaatttaaaaaaatccaattgATTTACAGGATGCATTCCCAGAAGCATTCCCAGAATTCACTGCACAAACCATGacttgttattattttattcaaaaaggtgttttttatcAGTTATGTGTAGAActattttgttgcatttgtgcataaatatgattaaatattacatttatatacattcataatataaatattacatatattacattcataatataaaagtttaaatatttaaatagcacAGATGTGTTGttgtattaaaattttaattaattaatttatttacatatatatttttttaaattgtaaatcaCAGGAATAGAGGCACAAACCATgacttattaatattaaatagctcatatatgttgatgtgttaaaaattctataatttaattacataatcaattacatattttttaattgtgattcACAGCAACATAGGCTATTCCTACAGGAACCatgactttttaatattttattccaaaaaatatttttatcagttATGTACAGAATTGTATTGTTACATGTATgcataaatatgattaaatattatattcatgtcagtaatataatagtttatatattcaaatagcctAAATATCTTGATGTATTAAAATCACATAATTCatttaatgacatatttttatttacagtactcACAAGCTGCTAGTTTTATAAAATtagtatttaaagggataatccaccccccaaaaaaatgtaaaacaaagacatttattctgtagttatttactcactcttatgCTGTTCCAAGCCTGTATGACTCTTTCTTccgtaaaacataaaaaagatagaaagatagaaagaatgTTAACCAGAACATTTCAGTTCCctttgactttcattatatggacaaaaaatacaatggGAGTCAATGGGAATCAAAAttggttatcaacattctttcaaatatcttcttttgtgttctacagaagaaagtGAACTCTCTcattaacacacacactactACAAAAGCAGTGGATTATTttgttctgtctttttctttagACTAGCTATCCACCTCATTATGTTTTTCGTGTGTGCCATTTTAGACGGGAGGCAGAATGAGTGAAGAGGTGCCAGTTTCTCCCAGCTGGCTGGCTCAAGAACCCACCTGGGGCAGCAGCGGCGCGGGGAGCATAGAGAACATCACCGTAGGAACATACCCACCTGCGGTCGTCCTGACGGCGAGGCCGCCCGCCGAGCTGTTGGTAAACCCGTGGGACATCGTGCTGTGCTCATCCGGCACCCTTATAGCCTGCGAGAACGCCCTGGTGGTTTTGGTCATCTGGCAGAACCCAGCACTGCGCGCCCCGATGTTTTTGCTGATCGGCAGCCTAGCTCTAGCTGACTTACTGGCCGGTTTAGGGTTAGTCCTGCACTTTACTTTCGCTTACCTGTTACGATCTGACTCGGCACAGCTGCTGACTGTAGGCCTGGTGGTGGCGTCCTTCTCAGCATCTGTTTTTAGTCTGCTAGCTATCACCATCGACCGCTACCTGTCGCTGTATTACGCCCTCACCTACAACTCAGAGCGAACAGCTGCGTTCACATACACCATGCTGGTGCTTCTATGGGGGGTGTCCTTGTGTTTGGGTTTGCTGCCGGTTACCGGTGTGAACTGTTTGGGCCAGGAGGCGAACTGCAGCGTGGTTTGgcccttaacaaaaaacaacGTAGCTGTTCTGTCCGTCTCCTTTCTTCTGCTCTTCGGCCTCATGCTTCAGCTCTACGTGCAGATCTGCAAAATCGTCATGCGACATGCGCACCAAATTGCCCTCCAGCATCACTTTTTAGCCGCGAGTCCTCACTACGTCACGACGAGGAAAGGCGTATCCACCTTGGCGATCATTCTGGGCACATTCGCCGCTTGCTGGATGCCGTTTACTGTTTACTCGCTCATAGCCGATTATACCTACCCGCCGCTTTACACGTACGCCACCCTGGTTCCCGCCACCTACAACTCGGTGATCAACCCTGTAATTTACGCCTTCCGCAATCAAGAGATCCAGAAAGCGCTGTGGCTGGTATGTTGCGGATGCATCCCTGCCAGCGTGGCCCAGCGGGCACGGACCCCCAGCGACGTCTGATGTGCCTAGGGAATTACACAAGCCAGAGATTCCCCCAATCCCTGGGACGAGAAGGGGCGTGCGCGTCACCCGTTTATGTCTTCCCTTAATTGTTACGTGACAACCACTGCCACACAATCTTTGCCTGATCCCGATCCGACCAGCTGCCACACCCTTTCCAAGAAAAAAAGGGGGCGGAAACGGATGCTGTGTGGCAGGCAGCTGTAAATATCTTGTAGATATATATATGCCTTTGCATTTTTGTGCTTGTTTTGGCTTGGCCACAGCGACAGCCCCCTGTTGCACTGGCTGTgagggaggaggaggatgagggGCAGCACGAGGCGGTCCTCTTGACTGGATCCCGAAGCTCATTCATCTCGTCCTGCTGTTGCTGCATTCAAGAACGTGCGCTGAACGTTAAGTAACCGCGGTGTGCTAAAAATAGACTCGATCCGCGCCTCGCGTCCTCCGAAGAAACCGACCTGGAGAACGCACGAGCGcacgagaaagagagagacggCCGAGGCGCGATCTCTCTTCTGTTTGATTTCATTCTCAACCCAAGCGTGGCCGAATGTAAAATGTCCTCCAAAGCAGAAAACCATGAAGAGCTAACTACAATCTCAGAATGAGAACCACTCTATAAATAACCGAACCCATCGATGCCTTTATTTTGGTTTAGAACGGAAGTCGATGCATTCTCTTCCAGAAACACGGGATGAAAGCGGCTGGGAGAAAGTGTATGTATGTTCATTTAAACAGCCCCCTGTGAATAGAGGCTCACTTCAAAGAACTGTTGAGTACAAAACGTGCATTAAGTGGCTGAGAATAAGAGGTTTGTTTATATGCAGCGACATGGAGGATGGAACCGAATGTATTTTCTATTGATTTGCTTTTAATTTGCATTGTCTGAACGCTCTGAATAGAGCACTGCGCCGTTTATTATGTTCAACTGGTAATTACTACTGGGTATGGGATAGCTGTCACACAATGGTAGTTGCTTGAAATTTACATGTATTGCATTTGTAAAGAATGATGATTTGGGCACGACACTGAGAATTTATTAGTGGTATTTTGTTTGAAATCGAGTGAAGCTTTTCatcccaaaatcaaaagaaaaatgaactGCGCTTTGACGTTATTTTTGAATGGAAggccaaaattaaataatagacTCAAAATATGCTtcttaaaggtccactgaagtgctttgaaacaagTGTtgagtagggctgcacgattaagtCATCGAAGGCGATTGTCATGCgcattttgtcagtaaagctggttgtgtaatcagtagtaaatctccagcacgtgctttcagatgtagtagtatttactacacagagccgtagtccactgacaagctacgctaTATCGCATTCATTATCGTGAAATTTGAAATCAAAAGAAATCGTTCTGCGATAATGACAGCTGTTTG comes from the Labeo rohita strain BAU-BD-2019 chromosome 24, IGBB_LRoh.1.0, whole genome shotgun sequence genome and includes:
- the gpr12 gene encoding G-protein coupled receptor 12, with product MSEEVPVSPSWLAQEPTWGSSGAGSIENITVGTYPPAVVLTARPPAELLVNPWDIVLCSSGTLIACENALVVLVIWQNPALRAPMFLLIGSLALADLLAGLGLVLHFTFAYLLRSDSAQLLTVGLVVASFSASVFSLLAITIDRYLSLYYALTYNSERTAAFTYTMLVLLWGVSLCLGLLPVTGVNCLGQEANCSVVWPLTKNNVAVLSVSFLLLFGLMLQLYVQICKIVMRHAHQIALQHHFLAASPHYVTTRKGVSTLAIILGTFAACWMPFTVYSLIADYTYPPLYTYATLVPATYNSVINPVIYAFRNQEIQKALWLVCCGCIPASVAQRARTPSDV
- the usp12a gene encoding ubiquitin carboxyl-terminal hydrolase 12A, yielding MEILMTVSKFASFCTMGANASALEKEIGSEQFPVNEHYFGLVNFGNTCYCNSVLQALYFCRPFREKILAYRSQPRRKENLLTCLADLFHSIANQKRKVGVIPPKKFITRLRKENELFDNYMQQDAHEFLNYLLNTIADLLQEERKQDKQNGKLANGTLDSQNNNSTPPSSTWVHEIFQGTLTNETRCLTCETISSKDEDFLDLSVDVEQNTSITHCLRGFSNTETLCSEYKYYCEECRSKQEAHKRMRVKKLPMILALHLKRFKYMEQLQRYTKLSYRVVFPLELRLFNTSGDATNPERLYDLVAVVVHCGSGPNRGHYIAIVKSHDFWLLFDDDIVEKIDAQAIEEFYGLTSEISKNSESGYILFYQSRD